A region from the Perca fluviatilis chromosome 16, GENO_Pfluv_1.0, whole genome shotgun sequence genome encodes:
- the si:ch211-284e13.4 gene encoding insulin receptor substrate 1-B, with protein sequence MENQAAEPQNYEDVQKSGYLRKHKSMHRRFFVLRAASEHGPARLEYYENEKKFRSKSPVPKKVLNLETCFNINKRADSKNKHMIVLYSRSESFAIAADSEEVQNEWYQAMLDLQCNCKTPEDYGSSGECSSPSPVPTFKEVWQVKVWPKGLGHARNLVGIYRLCLTDKTVNFVKLNSDVAAVVLQLMNVRRCGHSENFFFIEVGRSAITGPGEFWMQVDDSVVAQHMHETLLEAMKALSEEFRQRSKSQSVGTSCGGGTASNPISVPSRRHHPNLPPSQVGFSRRARTETPGTGGSSTSTSPTSRHGFPRARTASIGARSEEGGASAKGTWASSSPSLNGSCSTTPTLRPKPTRAPTPAKITLSLARYTPNPAPSPAPSLSSSSGHGSECGLVGAAVGGMMICSYPRVSQRVSVSGSPSDYGSSDEYGSSPGEHSLLVPNLSGHHGEGSSSYIVMGQREGLLGSHHRSKGRRILRRSSSRESEAERRLLSKRASLPLAAHERLTTHRKDEDDEDDEEYAIMSQSANRERADLHHGSGVLAVGGGDLDAVGKNMKRADKSRRGVEGGAAVDSGYMSMLPGVTSPPVSLSLSIGMSDTSNKPGADDEYMAMTPNNSVSPPQHIGQPSTEGYMVMSPNSSSSTDLHGLGMWDSRASMEGRAASDYMNISPVCSRSACSTPPSHPEQHQLQPKMFNSYFSLPRAYQHTLYTRFEEDLNKGEGKKDGSRHDSAGREGGVGYSKRNKIAAGSAGGCQLSMSSSSFSSSSASSESLEDKFISAGKGLSVVRTGAEYKFAGTQKDGRHHQKRGSSSKSPKQQRRGVSSDITKANTLPRVKENLLSSVSQNVDEYVSIVFNEDNKYGGGRRSGSERGQPVIHGTLRPLNQPLLCHDNPVNLPRSFSAPLSTSAEYVTMDLRKSSSPLTPVRSTFSAPKGPPAVAPKARHEHSTSSSLAAEGNAGYRTKAKMAAMPTDAPTPFIDIKGSDPSISARPAIHSGQPSSIDQETGLGFSPVKSFHSPERSSRSVRGDPQGRQSHRSETFNSPPSLPRHPPSSTSIFPEGSQAASHRHGLDCSLWENRQAASLSATPPPQASTSSAEQGLNYIDLDLAIKESPQAGVERTSAAYNIGGSAMGCSAGSGLNTYASIDFYKSEELRAHQNSRKDGQDC encoded by the exons ATGGAGAACCAAGCAGCCGAGCCGCAGAACTATGAAGATGTGCAGAAAAGCGGCTATCTCCGCAAGCATAAATCAATGCACCGGCGATTCTTCGTGCTGAGGGCGGCCTCGGAGCATGGTCCTGCTCGACTTGAGTATTATGAGAATGAGAAGAAATTCCGCAGTAAATCACCTGTGCCCAAAAAAGTCCTGAACCTGGAGACTTGCTTCAACATCAACAAGCGGGCAGATTCCAAGAACAAGCACATGATAGTCCTTTATTCCCGCAGCGAGAGCTTTGCCATCGCCGCAGACAGCGAGGAGGTCCAAAATGAGTGGTACCAAGCAATGCTGGACCTCCAGTGCAACT GTAAAACTCCTGAAGACTATGGCAGTAGTGGAGAGTGTAGCTCTCCATCTCCTGTTCCAACCTTCAAGGAAGTATGGCAGGTCAAGGTTTGGCCTAAAGGTCTTGGACATGCCAGGAACTTAGTGGGCATTTACCGGCTGTGCCTAACTGACAAGACGGTCAACTTTGTCAAACTCAACTCTGATGTGGCAGCTGTGGTGTTGCAGCTGATGAATGTTCGCAGGTGTGGCCATTCAGAGAATTTTTTCTTCATTGAGGTGGGTCGCTCAGCGATTACCGGCCCTGGAGAGTTCTGGATGCAGGTGGATGACTCTGTGGTGGCTCAGCACATGCACGAGACCCTGCTGGAGGCCATGAAGGCCCTAAGTGAGGAGTTCCGTCAGCGCAGTAAATCTCAGTCTGTGGGGACGTCGTGTGGAGGTGGTACTGCTTCAAACCCCATCAGTGTACCGAGCCGTCGGCATCATCCGAATCTGCCACCAAGCCAGGTGGGCTTCTCCAGACGAGCCCGCACAGAGACCCCTGGAACAGGAGGCAGCAGCACGAGCACTTCACCTACTTCACGCCACGGATTTCCGAGGGCACGGACTGCCAGCATCGGGGCCAGGTCGGAGGAGGGCGGAGCAAGTGCCAAAGGAACATGGGCCAGCTCCAGCCCAAGTCTTAATGGTTCCTGTTCAACTACGCCGACACTGAGGCCCAAGCCCACCAGGGCCCCAACTCCTGCTAAGATTACCCTCAGCCTTGCACGTTACACGCCTAACCCTGCTCCCTCTCCGGCGCCGAGtctctcctccagctctggTCATGGCTCAGAGTGTGGCCTAGTGGGAGCAGCAGTGGGAGGCATGATGATCTGCTCCTACCCTCGCGTTTCTCAGAGAGTTTCTGTTTCAGGTTCACCGAGCGACTACGGCTCCTCAGATGAATATGGCTCCAGTCCTGGGGAACACTCTCTGCTCGTACCCAATCTGTCTGGACATCACGGAGAAGGCTCCTCCAGTTATATAGTGATGGGACAGCGAGAGGGTCTCCTTGGTTCCCATCATCGCTCAAAAGGCCGACGGATTTTGCGGCGCTCATCCAGTAGGGAATCTGAGGCAGAGCGCAGACTACTAAGTAAGAGGGCTTCCCTGCCTTTGGCTGCCCATGAACGACTGACCACACATAGAAAAGATGaagatgatgaggatgatgaagaATATGCCATCATGTCGCAGAGTGCTAACCGAGAGAGAGCTGATTTGCACCATGGCTCAGGGGTGTTGGCAGTTGGAGGTGGGGATCTTGATGCAGTAGGGAAAAATATGAAGAGGGCTGACAAAAGCAGGCGAGGAGTGGAAGGTGGAGCAGCCGTGGATAGTGGCTATATGTCAATGTTGCCTGGAGTCACGTCTCCTCctgtttcactctctctctcgatAGGTATGTCTGACACCAGTAATAAACCTGGGGCAGATGATGAGTATATGGCCATGACCCCCAACAACAGTGTCTCCCCCCCTCAGCACATCGGCCAGCCCAGCACAGAGGGCTACATGGTCATGTCTCCCAATAGCAGCAGCTCCACAGACCTGCACGGATTGGGCATGTGGGATAGCAGGGCCAGCATGGAGGGCCGGGCTGCAAGTGATTACATGAATATCTCACCTGTCTGCAGCCGCTCTGCCTGCAGCACACCGCCTTCCCACCCCGAACAGCACCAACTGCAACCAAAAATGTTCAATTCCTACTTCTCCCTGCCACGAGCTTATCAACATACTCTCTACACTCGCTTTGAGGAGGACCTAAACAAAGGGGAAGGAAAAAAGGACGGCAGTAGGCATGATAGCGCTGGAAGAGAGGGGGGAGTGGGATACAGCAAGAGAAACAAAATTGCAGCGGGCTCTGCAGGAGGCTGTCAACTCTCCatgtcttcctcttccttctcctccagCTCAGCCAGCAGTGAGAGCCTGGAAGACAAGTTTATATCTGCAGGGAAAGGGTTAAGTGTAGTAAGAACTGGAGCAGAGTACAAGTTTGCGGGAACACAAAAAGATGGGCGTCATCATCAAAAACGTGGATCAAGTAGTAAGAGCCCAAAGCAACAAAGGAGGGGTGTGTCTTCAGACATCACTAAAGCAAACACCTTGCCCAGGGTGAAGGAGAATCTGCTGTCATCAGTATCTCAAAACGTTGATGAGTATGTCAGCATTGTGTTCAATGAGGACAATAAGTATGGCGGAGGGCGACGTTCTGGGTCTGAACGTGGACAACCTGTGATCCATGGAACCCTCCGGCCTTTGAATCAACCACTTCTCTGCCATGATAATCCTGTTAATCTTCCCCGCAGCTTCTCTGCTCCGTTGTCCACCTCCGCCGAATACGTCACCATGGATTTAAGGAAATCCTCATCGCCCCTGACTCCTGTTAGATCCACATTCAGCGCTCCAAAGGGCCCACCAGCTGTTGCCCCCAAGGCCCGACATGAACACAGCACGTCCTCTTCTCTGGCAGCAGAGGGCAATGCCGGGTACAGAACAAAAGCAAAGATGGCAGCAATGCCAACAGATGCCCCTACTCCATTTATTGACATCAAAGGTTCAGATCCCAGCATTTCAGCGAGACCTGCCATCCACTCTGGTCAACCCTCATCCATTGATCAGGAGACAGGCTTGGGTTTTTCCCCTGTCAAGTCCTTCCATTCTCCTGAGCGGAGCAGCAGATCGGTCCGAGGTGACCCCCAGGGACGGCAGAGCCACCGTTCAGAGACTTTTAACTCACCTCCCTCCCTACCACGCCACCCACCCTCTTCTACCTCCATCTTCCCAGAGGGCAGCCAGGCGGCGAGCCATCGGCATGGTTTGGATTGCTCACTGTGGGAGAACAGGCAGGCAGCTAGTTTATCTGCCACACCTCCACCACAAGCCTCAACCTCATCTGCTGAACAAGGCCTTAACTATATTGACCTGGACCTGGCCATTAAGGAGAGCCCTCAAGCCGGAGTGGAGCGTACCTCTGCTGCCTACAACATCGGCGGAAGCGCTATGGGCTGCAGTGCTGGCTCCGGCCTCAACACTTATGCCAGTATTGATTTCTATAAGTCAGAAGAACTGAGAGCACACCAGAACAGTAGAAAGGATGGTCAAG ATTGTTGA
- the gucy2d gene encoding retinal guanylyl cyclase 1 — MASHRDPRFLHNLSYHPRWQHDSIKVKRKGHVRPVAANSCSGYSLFKSLAALSSKPQLPSSCVQRSRSWCWNWLLLPFFMLSFLPCQAWAITFKVVLVGPWTCDILYSKALPDLAASLATARINKDPYLNKGYWYDYTLISEDCKSSRALVRFPELKGYGAAFLGPANPGYCSSAALYAKEWDVGILSWGCLKPNMNEGGMYSTFLRPLPLSSRVLFAVLRYFSWAHVAIISEETDLWEATGQELASSLRALGLPVNPVVTMESDKDGPQRALTAVRETDRVRVVIMCMPSVLIGGQAQYQLLTTALSMRMIDRGYVFIPYDTLLYSLPYNDAAYYSLGNDTKLRKAYDGVLTITVDSGERNFYEAFKDAQDSFEIRSSTPPEQVSPFFGTIYNMIYYTAMAAEQARTNEGRWVTGKILGDSKGGFEFDGFNQHLEDGKNGEGMQARYVVLDYSGYGNSLYSTHALEAAHTYGSFGGLKYLGRSIHFAGSTPYTDSMCWFSPYFACNGGLDAFTLFFLFILFIALVGCGVYIFLHFKRSGKVGFSFGGGGGSTKVVLTLDDLVFINTQISKRKLNDESILKSQLEKTPNHSVSCRSYLAASPESSNIAVFEGDLVWLKKCPNGAVSGVNSKTEFVFITLRDMRHENLNLFLGMFFDSGIFAIVTEHCSRGSLENLLNNEEVRLDWMFKSSLLMDLIRGMKYLHHRDVIHGRLKSRNCVVDGRFVLKVTDYGFNEILIAQNIGTEGEKPEDLLWTAPELLRSSSLRKRGTFFGDVYSFSIIAQEVISRSTPFCMLDMPPKEIISKVKEPPPLCRPVVSVDEAPVDVIQIIKQSWSEDPEKRPTFEEIFKQFKEITKGKKTNIIDSMLRMLEQYSSNLEDLIRERTEELEVERQKTDNLVAQMLPKSVAQALKTGKPVKPEHFSEITLYFSDIVGFTTISALSDPIEVVDLLNDLYSLFDAIIGLHDVYKVETIGDAYMVASGVPTRNGNRHAAEMANLSLDILHCIGTFKMRHMPDLKVRIRIGLHSGPVVAGVVGLTMPRYCLFGDTVNTASRMESTSLPFRIHVNQRTVAILNSLEMGYKIQTRGLTELKGKGIEYTYWLVGKDDFNKHLPIPPDLQGGTSHDISVEELPVDRRQKFLDRQKKMG, encoded by the exons ATGGCAAGTCACAGAGACCCTCGCTTTCTGCACAACCTGTCCTACCACCCACGATGGCAGCACGACTCCATAAAAGTGAAGAGAAAAGGACATGTGCGGCCAGTGGCTGCAAACAGTTGCAGTGGATATAGTTTGTTTAAATCATTAGCAGCTTTATCATCAAAACCACAGTTGCCATCATCCTGTGTGCAACGCTCCAGGAGCTGGTGTTGGAACTGGCTTCTTCTACCATTTTTCATGCTCTCATTTCTGCCCTGTCAAGCCTGGGCGATCACTTTCAAGGTGGTCCTGGTTGGACCCTGGACGTGTGACATCTTATACTCCAAAGCCCTCCCTGACTTGGCAGCCAGCCTTGCTACAGCCCGCATAAACAAGGACCCCTACCTGAACAAAGGCTACTGGTATGACTACACGCTGATCAGTGAGGACTGCAAGTCATCCCGTGCTCTAGTTCGCTTTCCTGAGCTGAAAGGTTATGGTGCTGCTTTCCTGGGCCCTGCCAACCCAGGCTACTGCTCCTCAGCTGCTTTGTATGCAAAAGAGTGGGACGTTGGGATTCTTTCTTGGGGTTGCCTCAAACCCAACATGAATGAAGGAGGGATGTATTCCACCTTCCTGCGGCCGCTGCCACTGTCCTCCCGTGTACTTTTTGCTGTGTTGCGGTACTTTAGTTGGGCCCATGTGGCCATAATCTCAGAGGAGACAGATTTGTGGGAAGCCACAGGACAGGAGCTGGCCTCATCACTGAGGGCCCTTGGCCTGCCTGTCAACCCTGTGGTTACTATGGAGTCCGACAAAGATGGGCCTCAGAGAGCCTTGACAGCAGTGCGGGAAACAGACCGGGTCAGAG TGGTCATTATGTGCATGCCTTCTGTTCTGATTGGTGGCCAAGCCCAGTACCAGCTTCTGACAACAGCCTTGTCCATGCGTATGATCGACCGTGGCTACGTGTTCATCCCTTACGACACCCTCCTCTACTCACTCCCGTACAATGATGCAGCCTACTATTCGCTAGGCAATGACACCAAGCTGCGGAAAGCCTATGATGGGGTCCTCACCATCACTGTGGACTCTGGAGAACGCAATTTCTATGAGGCCTTCAAAGACGCTCAAGACAGCTTTGAAATCCGCAGCAGCACCCCACCAGAGCAG GTTTCTCCATTCTTTGGCACCATCTACAACATGATATACTACACAGCTATGGCTGCTGAGCAGGCCCGCACCAATGAAGGCCGCTGGGTAACAGGTAAAATCCTGGGTGACAGCAAGGGCGGCTTTGAATTTGATGGCTTTAATCAGCACTTAGAGGATGGCAAGAACGGTGAAGGCATGCAAGCTCGCTATGTAGTGCTGGACTACAGTGGCTATGGCAACTCTCTCTACTCCACACATGCTCTGGAGGCCGCTCATACATATGGCAGTTTTGGTGGCTTGAAATACCTTGGACGTTCGATCCATTTTGCAGGCAGCACGCCCTACACAGACTCAATGTGCTGGTTTAGCCCATACTTTGCCTGTAATGGAG GACTGGATGCATTcactctcttctttcttttcattttgttcATTGCATTGGTTGGATGTGGAGTTTACATCTTTCTTCATTTTAA gAGATCTGGCAAGGTTGGGTTTAGCTTTGGAGGTGGTGGTGGATCAACGAAGGTAGTCCTGACTCTGGACGACCTGGTCTTCATCAACACTCAAATCAGCAAACGG AAGCTCAATGACGAAAGTATCCTGAAAAGCCAGCTCGAGAAGACGCCTAACCACTCAGTGTCTTGTCGCAGCTACTTGGCCGCCTCACCAGAAAGCTCCAATATTGCTGTGTTTGAG GGTGACTTGGTTTGGTTGAAGAAATGCCCAAATGGAGCTGTCTCAGGTGTCAACAGCAAAACTGAGTTTGTCTTTATCACG CTCAGGGACATGAGGCACGAGAACCTCAATCTGTTCCTGGGAATGTTCTTCGACTCTGGGATCTTTGCTATTGTGACCGAACACTGCTCCAGGGGCAGCTTGGAGAATCTGCTCAACAATGAGGAAGTGCGTCTTGACTGGATGTTCAAGTCTTCCCTATTAATGGATCTGATCCGG GGAATGAAGTACCTGCACCATCGTGACGTCATCCATGGACGACTCAAATCCCGTAACTGTGTTGTAGACGGGCGCTTTGTATTGAAGGTGACAGATTATGGGTTCAATGAAATTTTGATTGCCCAAAACATTGGCACTGAAGGGGAAAAGCCAGAGG ATCTGCTTTGGACGGCTCCTGAGCTGCTGAGAAGCTCCAGTCTGAGGAAGAGGGGCACTTTCTTTGGAGATGTCTACAGCTTCTCCATCATCGCGCAGGAAGTCATCTCTCGCTCTACACCTTTCTGCATGCTGGACATGCCTCCTAAGG AGATTATCAGCAAAGTCAAAGAGCCTCCTCCATTGTGTCGGCCTGTCGTGTCAGTGGACGAGGCCCCGGTGGACGTGATACAGATTATAAAACAGTCCTGGAGTGAAGATCCAGAGAAGAGGCCGACCTTTGAGGAGATCTTCAAACAg TTCAAGGAAATCACCAAGGGAAAGAAGACCAACATCATCGACTCTATGCTGCGCATGTTGGAACAGTACTCCTCCAACTTGGAAGATCTGAttagagagaggacagaggagcttGAGGTGGAGAGGCAGAAAACTGACAATCTGGTGGCTCAGATGTTGCCAAA GTCTGTGGCCCAGGCGCTGAAGACAGGCAAGCCCGTCAAACCCGAGCATTTCAGCGAGATCACGTTGTACTTCAGTGACATCGTGGGCTTCACCACCATCTCAGCTCTCAGCGATCCCATCGAGGTGGTCGACTTACTCAACGACCTTTACTCACTCTTTGATGCTATCATTGGACTGCATGATGTCTACAAG gTGGAAACTATCGGAGATGCCTACATGGTAGCCTCAGGAGTCCCCACTAGGAACGGCAACCGCCATGCAGCTGAGATGGCCAACCTGTCTCTTGACATTCTCCACTGCATTGGGACCTTCAAGATGAGGCATATGCCTGACCTGAAAGTCAGGATTCGTATTGGCCTGCACTCTG GTCCAGTGGTAGCAGGGGTAGTGGGTCTTACGATGCCTCGGTACTGTCTGTTTGGAGACACTGTCAACACAGCATCTCGAATGGAGTCCACATCGTTGC CTTTCAGAATCCACGTCAACCAAAGAACAGTTGCCATCCTGAACAGCTTGGAGATGGGATACAAAATTCAAACCAGAGGCCTGACAGAATTAAag GGAAAAGGGATTGAGTACACATATTGGTTGGTTGGGAAGGATGATTTCAACAAGCACCTGCCCATTCCTCCAGACCTTCAAGG GGGAACCAGTCATGATATCTCTGTAGAAGAGTTACCTGTTGACAGAAGACAAAAATTCCTGGATCGACAGAAGAAGATGGGCTag